The DNA window GTctccctgccacctcctcctctcagCCACTGAACTCTTCAGCCCCGCTCCCTTCCTTCGAGTGCCTTTTTCCATAAATGGCTTTCAGTCTTCAAAAAagtttttgtgtcttttttttcagctgaatattcaaaaagcaatatttttaaatgtttttaaacaagtctgtttatttaaacatttttacagaGCAAGTTGGGGTCAAATCCAAGAGAATGTGACAACCATGTTACACTGACTAAAGGGAACACAGACTGCAGCCATCCCGCCTTCCTTCCACGTTCCAAAGAAAGGTGCAGATCCCCCCATTTTTGGGTTAATGTGGGACTGACAGAGCAAGAAAGATGTTTATCCTAATGCTTCCTTTGGGCACTAGGCACCAAGAGCGTGGCTCACATCTTTCCCCTAAATTTCTAAGCACTAAGTTATAACATTAAAGTGGTAACACATCTTGCTACCCATTTAGATGTCTAGAGCTCTACTTAGTATGACTAAAGATGATCAGTTTTCTGATGCATTCCAGCCCCCTCTCCTTCTGTTTGACATTTACTGTCAGCGAAAAATCTAGTGCACCTTTGGTCTAGCAAAGACAATCAGTCAATCAGTAAAAACTTTCAAAGGCACACCCTCCACTGAGTAATTAACGCAGGCCCTTTCTCACACTAAGGCAGCAATCACCCTGATAAAATGCCGAAATGCGCACTATGTACCTTTGTGCTTGTATGTACTGTAAGGGTAGAGATGCACTGCAAGCAGCTTCACCTCTGCACCTGCCTTCGGACACCGCGGGCGTGGACGAGGTGCGTTAAGAATTGACAAGTTGACAAACAGCAAAGTCCGGTGCCTCTGCACAGCCCCGTGGGAATGAGTGATGGCCTGGGGACAACCTTTAGCCTTCCAGCCTACCTGGGTACCGACTTCAATCCTGGCACAGAGGGATctgccacagagctgctgtgtggggagagggggttccctctcttcccccgCCCAACCCCCGCCTTGTCCTGCGGCCTGACGGGGCCTGACAGGGCCGCACTGTCTCCCCCACGCCCAGGCCGGTGGTCCGcgccttccccaccccccctgccTACCGAAACCGCCTTCCCCGGCCCCGAGGGCAGCGGGAGGGTCCCCCCGGCCGCCCTCTCCCGCCGGCTGCCCGTCTCGGCACGGCAGGGCCGGGCCCGGCTGCTCCAGCTCAGGCTCCCGgcccggccgcagccccgcgCGGTTCCCATAGCAACAGCGCCCCGGCCGGCGCcaagggcaggggaagggcaaGGCCGCGCATGCGCCGAGCGCGGGACGTCACCGCCAGAGGGGCGGGGCTCGCGGCGTTCCCCTCAGCCCGGCCGCCATGACAGCTCCCCTCAGCCGCCCCCTCCTCCGTAGCGCCTCCCGGCCGCGGGGCCTCCCCTTCCCGTAGAAAGCCCGGCCCCTCGGGGTGACGGGAACGGAGCTGCTCCTTATCCGGTACCacgctggggaggaggagggcagttACAGGAAACGGTCTTTGCGCGGTGGAGGGGCGCCTCTTTCCTCCGTCCGCAGCTCCACCCCGGTGAGGGAGAACTGCGGGAGCGAGCAGTCACAGACAGCAGCGTTTTACTGGCTGGGAACGCCCTTCCCAGTAGCATTGCACCCTCTCAGGTGATTTTTATTCACGTATATaagctctccccagccctccccaggaGGCTGCATGCACAGAGGGagccccctctccccacccccccccccccccccaaacaaatcCACAGCCAAACACTTCTCTCCAGTGCTCACACTTTTATTCGCATTTCATCTCCCACTGCTCTCTACAATGTCACAGCCAGAGGTGCAGTATGTACCTTACAGTATTTATTACAGAGAGACATCATACTATCACCATGGAATGTAAGCTAATAGGAGAAAATGGGGTTTTTACAAATTGGTTTTAtcaacacatttatttttgtgactgCTGTTGGAGATACAAGGGGTtcaagtgtaaaaaaaaaacagtggcaATTTACAGAGAAGGGTTTTAACACCTCATTGAGGATGATGGGGGcttttcagatttaaatgttttaaaatttctgtaggGAATGATCCTCCAGAAATCAGCTAGATCATACACTTTAACTGAAAGCATTAGAACACCAAATCAAGGTTTAGTTTTCACaatatgtatttcaaatgttacatttaaatgttatttcagaagAACACTGTAAATAATGTTACAAAATATAGTAATCCAAGAGTCTGAAAATCTATAGCAAAAATAGGAAGCCTGTGTCTTCATTAACAATGAATAAATATAACATTTAAATAGATGCAACATACCAAATACTTATCTCAtgccttaaataaaaaaaatagatgtttatATCTCAGTATTTTAGAAGTCATTTAGTGCTACTGGAAGCTTCTAAATTACAAAGCTGGAGGCTGACAAATATACAGGATAGAAAATGATAGTACAGCGTTCACGACACTATCTTACAGACATGGCCTCTGTGTTCTGCCCGAGGCCTAACAGAAGCTAGTTCAGACTTTGTGGTATTGggcaaaggcagcaaaaaaaagtcaccaatTTTAGGACTGAGTTGACAGTCGAGGGGAAGATAAAGGATTGTACTCTACTATATGACCTAAAAACTGGGATGTGGTTGCATCAATCAAAGAACGAGACCCTGATACCCGCTCCCCCAGTGCACAATCATTTAGACTGCTTCAAGACAGTGTACCATACACAAAATAGAAATAGGGCAATTCTCTTAATAccatgtattattttttcctcaagaacCCCTCGATATGAGGTTTGTTGCTGCAGTGCACAGGCCACCACCAGGACAGAGATTTCAGTCAGCTTTCCATTACTCCTTGGGCTTCACCACATACTCCCGAAACATTGAATACAGCACACCTACAAGACAGAAATAGATGCACAATTACAAAACTGGCTTAAATAGGAAATAATGTGTTTCAAAGTCTGAACAAAAAGTGATATTCTGAGCAACAGCAATAatgtttcccttcctcttctgctgtatttattttttttaataacagtgaTGAACATTACAAAATTCTTCATATACAGAGAAAGTGGATATGAAAATATAccatatatgaaaatatactCTACATGAAAATACACATCCCCAGCCAATTCTAGTTTGCTTTGCAGCCAAAGTCAAGCTTTTCTGCCATACCTTCCGGGCATGCAGTATAGACAGTGTTTCATGGGATACACATTTACACGCATACACAGCTGCAATACTTAGATAAGACGTGGGATGTACAAATCAGTACATTCAGGGACACAATTCCAGTCTTAAAAATAGTATCTTAGGCTATGCAAGCTGATTTTCCAATGCATTAAATTCAGAAACAGCAACATATTTACAAGAGAAATTATTAACAtcagatagctttttttttgcctctgatTTCAACACCTACAGAACCCCAGATACCTCCCACATCTAGTAGTCAAAACTGCTCTCAAAGGTAGTTAAGTTTAATATTGAATATGCATATTTAAACATCACGTTACTCCAGAAAGGTTGAACAAACACCAGTAACAAGCATAAACATCCTGAAATATCACAGTCTGGACACTTCCACTCCAAGGATATTTCACGCACACTCTATTATCTCCTAGGAGAAGAGATGCCAGAGGTTCTCCGTGGTTTGCCAGTGCCAAGGACAACCTCCCGTTCGGTACGTACCACACGTTATCGCTCCCACAACGAAGCCCTGGGCTGCTACGCGCATGTGAATCAGGTGAAGTGACATTTTCATGTCGCCTCTGTGCTTCAGTCTGTACAGCCCATAGCCAACCACCATGGCGAAGCCAGCCATCCCTacaaggcaaagaaagcatCCTTGTGAGTCGAGATCCAAGTCATCGAGACGCGTGAAGTGACGCACCTGAACAAGATATCCTGGGAATAATGATGTTTTGGTTTAATCGCTGTTTTCGTGTAGATGGCAAGTCCTGCCCTGTCTACCGTTTTCACTCGAGTGCCACCTCATTCAATGCCCAAGTCAGTGCAGAGAACAGCAAGAGACTTCTACCAATGTTAAAATGCCTCAGAAGTAGCTCAAGGTGTCAGAGTTTCTTAgatacttttcagaaagtgcCAAGTGTTGCTTGCACCCTCTTTCCTGGACAGAGGCTCACACCCAAGAGCACTGCTTGGCTGCAGCTGGGACGCTCAGCCTGTGGATGCACCCTGACGTACCCACCCGCCTGCTGAGGTTGCTATTTTGGGTGTTGTCACATTTGGATGGCTTTCCCTGGGACAGGACATGTCACGTGTTACTTGTCCCatgctgcagggacagaggtTCAGCAAGGTCTCTTTCACAGAGCTGGAGTTCACTTTCAGTCCTTCAGCAGACCAAACACAGCCCTAGCTGTGCCAACTCCAACCAGCCTACGCTGATGCCCTCACAGAATACAGAGCAGCAATGCACAATGTTTCCCAATTCCATCCACTTTATTCCATATTTAGGATGATTATTTACATAGTTCAAAGGAGGCTGCCAAGTTTTAAGTGTTGTGCATATTTCAGTGAGGAAAGCCCAGACAGCTTGTTTCCCTAAACAGGAATATCACCAGTTCCACTTGTGAAGCTGTAAACCCTTACATGATTGTCGTGGTAGCTTCATTAAATATCAATTAAGATATTTAGGGTGTTCAAACGAGCTCTGACACAGGTTGAAGGTTCTGCCAATCTGCCTGAGAGAAACCAAACTTGTGGAGTCCGTAGTACACCCTAGCCAGCTGGAAAGCAAAGTCCTGTGACCACAGAAACCAGTGACGGATATCTGTTGGGAAACACTTGGAACAGTTCAACCCAAGTGACCCGACTGCTCTCCATTTAAGGTGGCTGGAAATCAAAACCTGTCTTGTGTCAGAGGCGGTTCCCGATCAGAGGAAAGTTCTCAGGACGATCATGACTGGTCCTCTCTCTCCTCGGAGGCTTTGTGGGGGTCTTGGCAGAGAGGTTGAGAACGTTAACAACCTCCTCAAGCTGGGGTACTATAAAACCCactaagaaaatgcattttaaattaagagaTGGCAGCAGAGAAGGGTGAAATGTCTAGCAGGCGGGCTTTATTTTAAGtacttctgttttgtattttgttagCTTTAAAGTCACTTCATAGTGATCACATAGTTCGCAATAACCGTACTCcagaacagctgaaaaacacacTCCTTACCACCTAACAGGATCACCTGAACATGGTTTTTAAGCTCACCTAAACAGTCTTCCAggctttgttttttggtttttttctctcttgtaatTGTAGGTTCTcactattaatttaaaattacatgccTCATTAATTTCCCTGTTTCCTGCAGAACAAATACTATTCTGGGCAGAAGGAGTACTGCTGTCACCACACAAAAAGCCTACATGAGGAAgtaatttcaaagtaatttcctGTTCACAGGAAAACAGCGAGCAGTGATAGTGTTTACCACATTGATTGCCCATGAAGAGAAAGATCTACGTAACCACATTGCTTCATCTTTAAACTTACCGATGGGTACAAACGGCGtctctttaaattttcttaacAGCTTTGATGTCTGGCTGGTGTCAGTCTCATactcagagaaaacagattCCTGACCGGATGACATGGTGGCTGCAAAGACAAAGAGTCTCTCTTCAGGTTTTAGAAACACCAAGTTAAGAGAACttctagaaaaaggaaaagccctTGCGTATTCCGCCAGTCACAAATGTCCATGTAGAGAGGTACAAGAACAAGAATTAGAGCTACATTTAATTCAAGTGAAGTCTTGGGAAGCAAGACTGTTGCATATTAGAACAGATAAAgggcaggagaaaaagaagtagCGAAGCAACAAGTTTCTGCCATGCATTTTCACAACATTACACATCCCAGCGCCCCTCACGCGCAGCAAAAAGCCGCTGAAAGCTGTGGTCActgcctgcttttcctttcaggaCTTCTATCCTCcactgctttgctttcacagGCTATTCCCTAATAGCTGCTCTGACCTCAGAAAAGTTCATTCCTCTCCGCTCCCTGCCAAGAACAGCAACCGAAGCACTCTGGGTGGAAAGTGtgggctgctgcagaaggtCAGCCCTACCTGGCAGCTTGTCAGTCACTACTACGGCCTGTTCCACCTCATTCCAACAGAGTTTCAAACTCCTGCTGGAGAACACAGAGCGTAAAACGGCAGCTGCCAAGGAGCTGGAGCGAGTCGTGAAGCCCTTGACAGGCACAGAGTGATGTGGGGACATGTCAGGAGGATAAGGAGATGTTTCCTTTACAGCACAGGTGATTTCTCACCTgtcctcaaggaaaaaaacaaccaatgGCCATGAGCAGGGCTCCACTCACTGAGCTGTCATCACCCAACCAGTGAGACCATCCGCTGAAACCGGCCAGCTTGTGCTGTCCCCGTCACAGACTACACCAGGGCTGTTCCTTCTTCAGTGCTCGGCATCAGCATCACTCTTCAATTACTGCCTATTTCTACTAGCACAACTAGCTCAGCAACATCACGAAGGCCTCTGCTAGAAAGATCTCTACTGGTATTGTTCCGGTTTTGCCATCAGCATCCTCAGCAGCAAAATACAGCTCGGCCTCGCATGGAAGTACTCCAAGTTCTTGAAATAAGCCAACAAGAATTTCATTTAAGCACAGGCTAGTAAACATATGCAAAATGTACATTTCAAACGTGGCTGTGTTCCCTGGTGAAGCAGCGTTTCGTGTACATCCGTGTCAGCAGACTGTTTTCTAAACTAAACGCGCGAACCATTTCCTCTGCAGGCCGAAGGATTTGGTCTCTCTGCCTTGTTTGCTAAATATAAGTTATATTTCAGCCTGACTccttcagagaaggaaacatGAGAGCACCCCGTCACTCGGCAGAGGCGGAGACAGCCAGAGGTGAGATTTACACCAGAAAACCACATCCAGAAGTGAATCCGTTTGCCCACTGTAAGAGGTTTCTGCGACCTTCACCTCCGGCAGAGGCCGGGGCCCCGGCTGCCCTGACCTTGCCCACCCCCACAGCAGAGAGGCGCGGGGCACCTGCGCGACCACCCACGGGGGACAGCTCTGACACGGGTGGGAAAGTGACAGATCCCAGCGCCCCTCCCGGCCCTGGGCACCCCCAGGCTGCCTTCCCCCCGCCCAGACCCGCACCGCGCCTCTGCCCTACTCCAGGCCCAAGCACCTTCAGCCCACTCCGGGCCTCTGCCTCTAGATCTGCCCGAggggctccccgctccccccgccccagctctTGCCCCAGCTCCCGGGCCCCTaccccggcccccagccccgtcACCCCCCGGAGGCCCCGGCCCTCACCACGCCGCCGTTCCCCAGCACCGTCCCCGAAACCGGCCGGCGTCTGCCGCGCTTGGCCCCGCCCCCGGCTCTTATTGGCCGGGTTCGCCCCGCCCCCTCGGCCCTAGGCACCCGCCGGCCGAACGTCCGGCCCTGCCGAGAACCACACTTCCCAGCGTACCGCGCGGCAACCCGCCAGCTTCTCAGCCAATCCAGAGCGCGGTAGCTGACGCCGCGTCCTTATACGGGCTGAGAGGCGGGGGTAAGCCGTGACGTCAAGGCGAGGGCTTTCCGCATTGCGGCGGGCGCGGAATCAGGCGGGGAGGCGGGGGAAGGCCCGCCGCTAGGGGGCGCTGTGGGGCGGGGGCTCCTGCCCGCACCGGCAACGTGCGGgacgggcagcgctgcccgggAGCGAGCTGGGCTCTGCGAAACGGGGAGACGGGGGGTTGAGCTTGGCGATTTGTGTCACCCCCAGAAGTGGGGGTTGGGGTCACCGTTGTCTGCATGGAAAAGCAGGGTGCAGCTTCTTCTGCAGCTTGGAGGCTTTTCGCTTCAAAAGGTTCTCGTACAGTGTAAACCCACGCTTTGACATCAAGCGGAAGCTCCTtagcagaaggcaaaggcagagccCGGCTTTCCCTCggtctgattttctttctcctaatgGTGAATGATTTTCAGCTTTCAAGCAGAACTTGCGCTGGTCCCGCTGTATGCCAGGCAGTGGATTTTGAAGCCCAAAGACAACCTAGAAATTGCCCCCGACTTTAACCAGACTGGACTCTGgagcaggacaaaaaaaatccagtgagaTCCTGAAGATACCTAAAATTCTCCCTGAAAACCAGGGGCAGCTTGCGAGAgcaaaatagcaaagaaatgttttttttttcctccaaaaactCTGCCCAGTTTTGCGGTGCTCTGGTGCGGTGTTCATGACTCCCCATCTCCCAGCACggggagaagcagagctgctgctcctgcagggcCACTCCACCACTGACACATGGCATTTTCGGCAGCATAAAAGAAAGTGGCTCAGATAAACATTTGTTAGTACCACTGTGTCTCTGAATGTGCTTCCCATTATGGGTAATCTGGTTACTTTAATTGCCAAAGCCATTAAGGCTCTGCAGagtctgaag is part of the Balearica regulorum gibbericeps isolate bBalReg1 chromosome 2, bBalReg1.pri, whole genome shotgun sequence genome and encodes:
- the HIGD1A gene encoding HIG1 domain family member 1A, mitochondrial, with protein sequence MSSGQESVFSEYETDTSQTSKLLRKFKETPFVPIGMAGFAMVVGYGLYRLKHRGDMKMSLHLIHMRVAAQGFVVGAITCGVLYSMFREYVVKPKE